TGGGCTGCCCGTTGGCCTGCCGTTTCTGCGCCACCGGCGCCATGGGTTTCCGACGTAACCTGAGTGTTGGCGAGATCGTCTCCCAGATGCTGACCTTGAAAAAGGAGCTGGGGGAGTACTCCGGCAAGCTGAACCTGGTCTTCATGGGCATGGGCGAGCCGCTGCTCAATTATGAGAACCTCAACCAGGCCTTACAGCGGATCGTCGCACTCGACGCCTTCAATATTTCGCCCCGCCATGTCACCGTGTCGACGGTCGGCATCCTGGAAAACCTAAAAAAACTGGAGCGCGATTTCCCGCAAGTCAAGTTAGCCTTTTCGCTGAATGCGCCGGACGACAAGTTGCGCGGCCGGCTGATGCCCGTCTCACGGCGCGAAAGCCTGGAGAGCCTGCTGAATTATTTCCGCGGCAGGAAAAGCCGCCAACGCCTTACCTGCGAATATGTGCTGCTGCATGGGGTCAACGACGCCCCGGCCCAGGCCAGGGCGCTGGTGCGCCTGCTGCACGGCATCCCGGCCAAGATCAACCTCATACCCTACAACGAAAACCCTTCTTTGCCCTTCCAGCGCCCCGACGAGGAGTCGGTGGAAAAATTCCGTGCTGAGCTCGTGAAGCGCGGCTTGACGGTGATCACCCGCTGGTCGAAGGGTCAGAGCATCGCCTCGGCCTGCGGCCAGTTGGCCATCCAGCCGGAATGAATTGATTTTTATCTCTGGAGGGGATATAATAAAAGCTCGGGAATCATATGCAATCCAAACTGGAAAAACTGAAAGGAACTTGTGTCGGCATCGCCGGCTGCGGCGGGCTGGGCTCCAACTGCGCCATGGCCCTGGCCCGGGCCGGAATCGGTTCCCTGGTCATCGCCGACTTCGACGTGGTCAGCCGCGAGAACCTCGACCGCCAATACTATTTCCTCGACCAGGTCGGCCAGAAGAAGGTGCTGGCCCTGCAGGAGAACCTCAGAAAGGTCAATCCCGACATAAAGGTCGAGGCGCACGACGTGCGCCTGGGGCCCGACGAAGTGGTGCGCATTTTCCAGAATTGCATGCTGATCATCGAGGCCTTTGATCGGGCCGACATGAAGCTGATGATCATCGAAACTGTGACCGAACGTTTT
This sequence is a window from Candidatus Aminicenantes bacterium. Protein-coding genes within it:
- the rlmN gene encoding 23S rRNA (adenine(2503)-C(2))-methyltransferase RlmN, yielding MKSWILELGFSELQEELRAAGFRDYTARQVFQWLYQKNNKDPSSWSNIHKQDREKLSGLYDCGCRPVLSVRSDEQGTRKYLVGLEDGQKVETVLIREKDHYTFCLSTQVGCPLACRFCATGAMGFRRNLSVGEIVSQMLTLKKELGEYSGKLNLVFMGMGEPLLNYENLNQALQRIVALDAFNISPRHVTVSTVGILENLKKLERDFPQVKLAFSLNAPDDKLRGRLMPVSRRESLESLLNYFRGRKSRQRLTCEYVLLHGVNDAPAQARALVRLLHGIPAKINLIPYNENPSLPFQRPDEESVEKFRAELVKRGLTVITRWSKGQSIASACGQLAIQPE
- the thiF gene encoding sulfur carrier protein ThiS adenylyltransferase ThiF, producing the protein MQSKLEKLKGTCVGIAGCGGLGSNCAMALARAGIGSLVIADFDVVSRENLDRQYYFLDQVGQKKVLALQENLRKVNPDIKVEAHDVRLGPDEVVRIFQNCMLIIEAFDRADMKLMIIETVTERFPDKFIIAASGLAGYGQNNALRTRRLGSLFICGDEVSEVSPELPPLAPRVAIVAAMQANQALEIILDDLELVGDDDAWDET